The Pyxidicoccus sp. MSG2 DNA segment CGTACCCCCGCGTCGCCTCGCCATATGCGTGTACGGCCTTCGCGAAGGCCGCGCGCGACGAGGGCAGTGCCTCGGGACCGTACGCGAGCACCGTCTCCACCAGCTCCCAGGTGAACGGCTCCAGCTCATCGGTCTGCACGGGCACGTCCCGCACCTTGTCCATCGTCTCGACGACGCCCGCGATGGCTGCACCCGCGACGAGGAAGAACGCATCGCGAAGCGCGGGCCCGTCGAAGGCGGGAGGCGCAATCGGCTCCACGTGGTGGCCCAACTCCGTGAGCAGCACTACCGCCTCATCGTAGGCCCGGCGCACCGCGGGCTCCGGCTCCTCGCCCATCATCGTCCGCGTCCACGTGGCGACGCGCAGCTTGCGTCGAATCGGCTCGCGCACGAAGCCGACAGGCGCGGTGGCCGAGCGGTCCTCGGTGAGCGACAGGAACAGCGCGCTGTCCCGCACCGAGCGGCTGATGCAGTGGTCGCTCGTCATGTCCAGGAAGTCCGACGTGGCGAAGGCCGCGGGCACCGTGCGGCCCCGGCTCGGCTTGAATCCGAAGACGCCGCACGCCGACGCGGGGATGCGGATGGAGCCACCACCGTCATTGGCATGCGCGAGCGGCACGAGCCCCGCCGCGACGGCCGCCGCACTGCCACCGGACGACCCCGTGGCCGAGCAGGACAACTCCCACGGGTTGTGGGTCACGCCCTCCAGGAGCGTCTCGGTGCTGCCGAGCAGACCGAACTCCGACAGCGCGCTCTTCCCGACGCACACCAGCCCCGCCTCTTCGAGCCGCCGGCCATAGGGCGTCTGCTGCGGTACGACGTTGTTCGCGAACAGCCGCGAGCCCATCGACCACCGCATCCCCGGCCACGGCGTCGCGTCCTTGACCAGGAACGGCACTCCGGAGAACGGCCCCGGCTTCGTCGCACCGGGCCGCTCGCGAGCGACGGTGACCACGGCACGCAGCAGCGGGTTCAGCGCGTCGATGCGCGCCAGGCACGCGTCGAACAGCTCCTCCGCGGAGACTTCTCCCCGCGCACACAGCTCCGCCTGGGCCATGCCATCGAGGCGGGCAAGCGACACCAGCTCCGTCATGGGCCTTCCATGCCCGAAGCCGGAGCCGGCCTCAAGGCGCCGCCCACTCCACGCGCAGCCGGTGTCCACCCACGAGCAGCGCCAGCCCCTGGCCCTCGCACAGCGCGGTCCACAGCGCCTTCGAGGACGCCGCCGAGAGGCTCCAGATGAAGCCGTCCTCGTGCAGCCGCGCCTCTTCCTGCTCCATCCCCGGAAGCACGAGGAGGAAGCACCCGCTGATGCGCTCGCCCCGGCCTCCCGGCGGGGAGATGGCCACCGGCCCCGTCTGTCCCGGCTCCCAGGCGAGACACCCGTCCGCGACCTCATCAATCCCGGTGAGCAGCGCGAAGGGCTGCGTCTCCTCGGGGAGCTGCTCGAACAACTGGCGGAACTGCGGGTGCTGCCCGGGGGCGATGCGCAGGACGATGTCCGCGTCCTGCTTCACCACGCGCGCGCTCCACACGCGGGAGTGGCTGACCCGGGGCAGCAGGCTCTGCTCCAGCATCGCCGCCACGGGCAGCTCGGGCCGGTGGATGTCCGACCACGAGGGACAGGGATAGTGGCTGTACGCCTTGCCGAGCGCCGTCATCATCCGCG contains these protein-coding regions:
- a CDS encoding amidase codes for the protein MTELVSLARLDGMAQAELCARGEVSAEELFDACLARIDALNPLLRAVVTVARERPGATKPGPFSGVPFLVKDATPWPGMRWSMGSRLFANNVVPQQTPYGRRLEEAGLVCVGKSALSEFGLLGSTETLLEGVTHNPWELSCSATGSSGGSAAAVAAGLVPLAHANDGGGSIRIPASACGVFGFKPSRGRTVPAAFATSDFLDMTSDHCISRSVRDSALFLSLTEDRSATAPVGFVREPIRRKLRVATWTRTMMGEEPEPAVRRAYDEAVVLLTELGHHVEPIAPPAFDGPALRDAFFLVAGAAIAGVVETMDKVRDVPVQTDELEPFTWELVETVLAYGPEALPSSRAAFAKAVHAYGEATRGYDVVLTPTLATEPWRIGHLSPVLKREELLRRTARSVGYTPIQNIASCPAMSVPLCFPESGLPIGMHFAGAPGEDALLLGLAYQLEEARPWKDRWAPYSIPALFSGRPPFSEVAPEPGQLHQTVNRETVGEYKNLKVGLRYNITVD